The stretch of DNA CTGCTCTCTGACGCCCTGCTGGCCTCCTACGGCTCATGGCAAGTCGCCGTGGCCGTCTACGCGACGATGACGGCCGCCCCGCTGCTAGGCGCGCTGCTGCGTCGCCAGCTGCCAAGCCACGCGGCCGGCGCAGCCCGACTGGTGGGCCTGTCGTTGACGCCGGCGCTGCTGTTCTTTGTCGTGACGAACTTCGCCGTCTGGGCCTTCGAGACGCACTACCCGAAGACCGCCGCGGGCCTCCTCGAGTGCTACACGGCCGCCCTGCCGTTCCTGCGGCGGATGCTCGTGGGCGATCTGGCGTACGTCGGCGCGGTGTTCGGCGTGGCGTTGGCCGCGGGGGCGTTCTCGCTGCGGGGCGCCGTGGCGGAAGAGACCGCCGCCGAGACCGCGACGGTTTGAGGGTCACTTGGCTCCTGCCCTCACTTAACGCCCACCCCCCACTGAGCCCCCGGTCAATGACCGGGGGCTAAATGCGACCGGGGGCTAAATGCGTTTGGGGGAGGCTCCTCGG from Botrimarina mediterranea encodes:
- a CDS encoding DUF6580 family putative transport protein, with the translated sequence MSMLNRNIAATAAIFVALVAIAVVGRWGQPDWCVTPMAAVGLMAGYALPRRWAMATTLSAMLLSDALLASYGSWQVAVAVYATMTAAPLLGALLRRQLPSHAAGAARLVGLSLTPALLFFVVTNFAVWAFETHYPKTAAGLLECYTAALPFLRRMLVGDLAYVGAVFGVALAAGAFSLRGAVAEETAAETATV